The DNA sequence taataaattagtaaaaacttagcagaatactgaggtatttcaaaaatacgtttttttcttattttgctggttcaaatattcagctagtaggaaagttttcaaataggtttatgggagcaaaattatcaggttggtcaaagtttagtataaacttaacaaaacatttttttatttcagttataagtagtggacagtaaatttgaaaaaaaatttctctttaaattttaatctaacacaattattgacttttcacgaggggtagttaaggggtgaaaaattactaggagtaaaaacctagcaaaacactgtggtatattataaatatgtttttttaattctgctagattgaaccgcaagccagcagaatggctccccttaagggtggtataatggtgaaacaatattagggtggtaataaattagtgaaaaatgggtgaaaaaatatgccatcaacaaaaagttttttttttaattctgccatcttgaaccttcagccagaagaaccgctcccattaagggtggtttggtggtgaaaaattattagggtggtaataaattagtgaaaaatgggtgaaaaaatatgtcatcaacaaaaagtttttttttttaattctgctagcttgaaccttaagccagcagaatcgctcccattaaggggggtttggtggtgaaaaattattagggtggtagtaaattagtgaaaaatgggtgaaaaaatatgtcatcaacaaaaattttttttttgaattctgctagcttgaaccttaagccagcagaatcgctcccattaaggggggtttggtggtgaaaaattattagggtggtaataaattagtgaaaaatgggtgaaaaaatatgtcatcaacaaaaagttttttttttgaattctgctagcttgaaccttaagccagcagaatcgctcccattaagggtggtttggtggtgaaaaattattagggtagtaataaattagtgaaaaatgggtgaaaaaatatgccatcaacaaaaagtttcttttttgaattctgctagcttgaatcttaagccagcagaatcgctccccttaaggttggtttggtggtgaaaaattattagggtggtaataaattagtgaaaaatgggtaaaaaaatattacgtaggttaaattggattccgctcatgtgtccccgctagcttaagggtcctatGATGGGTGTTGGTTGTATCAATGTAGATCTACCCGTTCTACATCAATATCGTTCGATGGAATAAAAGTCCAAAATTATCAACAATAACTTCTATTCAAAAATTACAGGcggttttaaaatgaaataattctaaAGAATATATCGGTGGTAAGTTCAAAAAGGTACTGATTTTACaatcttttaaattaatatatacatgcCACGGCTTCTCCGAAATAAAAACATAATCAAAGCGGGAAGtcgttaaatttaattacacattCTTGACGTGAGACATAAACATAAAAGCTACGTCGCCCTAATATTTAGAATAAACATCTTTTGAGTGCAATAAGCAATAATACTCGACTTAAgccataaattataaaaaataatctacTGAGTGTCTCTGACATCCTCCCACCTGAGGCAAAGTTACAATAAGAAACGTGACTCACAAACAATCAGAgacaacaacataaaaaataaaagaaaacctaCTACACAAGAAACAGAAACAATAAAACacaagaaaattaaaacattctACAAACTAGTTCATAAAAAAGTCAGTATATCTAGCAGATGTTTTAACCTTACGCCCACTCCGCGTAACGTAGCGCGTATCACTTTTGTGCGTTTCGGGTACTCTGCTTTTAGACACTCCCGTCTTCGCGTCATCACACTCGTTTGCACTTTCAACCGCGCGCACTTCAACTTCTTTCCACTGGGCTCGAGAAGAGATGCCTGGGTCGTTGTTTCCCTCAGAGTCCAAGTTGTTCGAATTGCCCTCTCTTCGGATAGAATTGACTGTGCATTCCAAAGGGTACAAGCGTTGCACAGGTCTCAGAAATTTTCCCCTTTCGGTATTAACTCTCACAAGTCGCACTTGCTTATCTTTTCCAGGAAGAAGTTCGACTACTCGACCAAGTGGCCAATTGATTCGCTTATCTTGATCATTGCCAACCAAGACCATGTCTCCCACTTTAACTTGTTGGCTACTTCTTCCTTTAAACCATAACTTTAACTGGCCTAAATACTCGTTGCGAAACCTTCGTCGAAGATCATCAACCAGTTTTTGTCTGTACACCACTTTCCTAGATAGAGCCTTTTGGTCAACAGCATCACAGTCTGGAACCCCACTCTCTGTCTGGTCTCTAAGAAACATCATGGGTGTTAAAGGTATCAAGTCGTTTGGGTCATTAGAAGAGGTAAGTGGCCTTGAATTGATGATGGCTTCGCAATCGCAAATTACCGTCATTAAACTTTCGTAGTCTAGCGAGGCCTGTCCTAACACTTTGCGCAATAACTGCTTCAAAACCCCCACAAGTCTTTCCCAAAATCCTCCCCACCACGCGGCCGTAGGAGGGTTAAATCGCCATTGAATACGTTCGACACTACTGCTCTCGGCGATTTTCTCAAAGTCCACTCGAAGAAAGGCATTTTCAGTACCAACAAAATTGGTCCCATTATCACTATAAATAGTCTTTGGACGACCCCGTCTGGCAATAAAGCGTCGTAAAGCCTGCATAAAACTAACAACCGATAATGCAGTACAAAGTTCAAGGTGTACGGCACGATACACGGCACATGTGAAGAGGCATACCCACACCTTTTCCCCAGTCCTCAGATATAGAGGGCCTGCGAAATCAACCCCTGTTATTTCAAACGCGTTGGCATCTCGAACACGATCAACTGGTAATGGAGGTGCACTCACGATAAAAGGTTTGGCATTTTGTCTCTTGCACACGACACAATTGGaaattgcagattttatagtCCGACGTCCTCCTAGAATCCAATAATTTTGACGTAATCTGCTCATAAGTCCCTGTGTCCCACTATGACATGATTTTAAGTGTTCTCTGAATATAAGCTGATTGACCAAAAAATGTTTGGCAGGCAAAACTATGGGAAATAGAAAGCTTTTACAGTCGCTTCTGTTACTGATCCGTGACTTTAGTCGAATTAAGTCATCATCATCTTTGTAAACGTCCATGCCACATAGTCGTTTATCGTTCTTATCGCAGAAGGACTCCTTTTGCACTATACGAAGAACAAAAATTTCGGCTCGGTCAATTTCCTCAGAGCATAAGTGACCTCTGAGTCGATCTTTATTTCTTGAGTTATGAAGAAATCGGAATATCCATGCACACATACGGAGAGTCTTCAGATATTGGGAAAAGTAACCAAAATGCCAATCATCTAATGACATCTTCGAATGCTCGTCATTAATTAATGTGGCAACCAATTTGACCTTCCTCTCTTGATTGATCTCATCTTCATTGTAATCCAGATCTACTTGAGGATCAATCTTTAGGTCCTGATAAAGCCATTGTGGCCCCTCCCACCATCTTGATTCGAGTAACTGCTTGGCTGAACAACCCCGCGATGGAAGGTCAGCAGGATTCAGTCTACCAGGAACGTGGTGCCAGTTTTCACCATGAGATAATTTCCGTATCTCTGACACACGATTCCAGACAAATGTGGACCATTCCTCGGGTCTCCTTATCCATGACAGTACGGTGGTCGAGTCACTCCAGAAAAAAGATTCCATTTCAATGTTGAGGCTTTCCTTGACAGTAGTATATAGCCTTACACCAATCACCGCAGCCATTAACTCCAGACGAGGTATTGACAGCTTTTTTATTGGGACTACCCTTGATTTAGCCGCTAAGAGATGTACGAATACACGCCCGTCCCTAATTCCTCTCAAAAATACCACAGCGGAAAAGGCTTCCTTGCTGGCATCGCAAAATGTATGAAACGTCCAGTGTTCTGCTTCCTCAGTACCAGCGTTTATCCACCTAGGTATCTTTATTGCATTTAGATAAGAAAGCTGTTTTATCCAGCTACGGAAAAGAGTTTCCAGTTCCTCGTCAACCGGCGTGTCCCATCCCAGTTGCTTCTCCCATGTTTTCTGTAACCACAGCTTTGGTAGTAGGGTGACTGGGCAACTGTAACCTATGGGGTCAAATATTCGTTGTGCTTGGGATAGCATCAATCTTTTGGTTACCGATTTACTTAAAATCTGTTCGATATCTTCGTCGTCTTGGTTTATAGATAAAGTGTCATCCAGCTTGTTCCACTTAATTCCCAGAACCACcgtaaaaatgttaaaggaatcATTTTGAACTTGGTGAGTAAACTCCCACCCTCTTAAGTCGAATTTTCCTTTAGCCATTATCATATTTGCCTCTTTGATAAAGGTTTTCAATTCTATTTCACTAGCAACACTAGTAACACAGTTGTCCACGTAAAAACTGTTTGACAGTTTCTTAACAGTGTCTGTAGTAAAAGAAGCTTTCGAGTCATACTCATCCACAAGTTTTGACAGATGATATTCTAATGAAGCTCCCAACAAGAACGGGCTACTGTTGATTCCAAACACTACCCGTCGATGACGAAACACTTTAAGGTTGTTCTCCTTATCATACCATAGAAATCGAAGGAAATCTCTGTCTTTCGGATGTACACTGATCTGTAGAAAAGCTTTGCTAATGTCTGAAGTTACTCCAAATTTCTGCTGTCTGAACCTCAACAAAATAGCGGGAATTAGCTCAATTAAATTCACTCCCTTTTCTAGACACTGGTTCAAAGAAGGGCTATCCTTTTCTCTGGCTGATGCATCGAAAACTGGTCGTATTTTCGTAGTAATGCTACTTGGTTTAATCACTGGCCGGTGTGGTAGGTAATGGGCTTCCTGGTTCCTTTGCTCCTCCACTACCTCCTCAATAATATTGTCATTTAACCACTCTTGAAATACTTGGTCAAATGCCTCAAAATAACCATCCTTAGTAATCTTCTTCACCGTGTTATCTAATCTACTTTTTGCCAAGTGATAGTTACTAGGCAGCGCTGGATGTCCCTCCAACCATGGGAGCCTAACTTCATATCGTCCCTCGGTGTCAACAGAAATGGTTTCCAGAAAAAGTTTCTTTGCTGCTAATGCGGTTTCATCGcgagtcttcctttccattggaTCATTTATGCCTAGTACGTCGAGCTCCCAAAGATTCGTAATAGAGGCATTATTGACAAAAAGAGAGAGCGAGATCATAGATAAGTTACTATGCGTTTCAACTGGTATCTTTCCCATTAGAGTCCAGCCTAATAGGGTCTCTATCGCTACCAAGTTACAATTCAAAATATGTCTTCTTCCAGTGTAAAGTTTGCCCGCGATATCTGATCCTATCAAAAGTTCAATTGGAGTAGAATCATATGAGTCAgatatttcaatatttaatttacGAAGCTCTTCCGTCCAGGGCCCATCGAATATGGAAGATACACTATTGCAAATAACAGTTTGATCCAGTGCTTCAAAGGTACAACTATAAGTATCGTTATTTAATTCCACGTCATAGCAATCATGATTTTGCATCAAATTACTTCCTCCGAATAACCCATGAACGAGACTAATTTTTCCTTTTGACTGATATCCCAAAAATTTAGCTGTCGCCTTCAAAATATATGATTTCtgcgatccagtatcaatcaatGCTCGCACATGTCTCGATTTACCTAAATGAGTCATTTTTACGCGCAGCGTCTGCAAAAAAACCTGTGTGTTCGTATTAGAACTATTCGCAAGTGCCTGATCGACTTTCGCTACCGTATCATCTTGTTGTTTTTGCTCCAAATTATTTGCCTTTGTTCTATTAAATGAAAGTGTCGGACACATTAGAGAAACATGTGATCTACTACAAACTAAGCAACTTAAATGCCCTCGACATTTTCGAGCTTGATGGCCAATTTTTAAGCATCGAAAGCATGCACCCTTTTGTgccaaaatatttcttttttgctcGTAGGTCAACTTCTGAGCTTTAAAGCAGCCAGTACTGTCGTGCGAATTTTGGCAAAAAAGGCACTTCGTTGTCACTTCTGAATTTATTAGACCCATTGCCGTAGAAAAGTTTTCTTGTGGTATCCGCGATTTCTGACTAGGCCGTTTAACATCTCTATTTGCTGCACTAGGTAGATCAAAGCCTTCCACCGCTAAAGAAATGTGCTGTTCATTATCGACTTTCTTTTTCAAAAAGTGCATGAGATTGTTAAGTCGATTTTCTATAGTAGAAACGCCCACCGTATTTATAAAAGCTTGTGATCCAGCGACCTCGAGTCCCTCGGGAATACGTTGCCAAACTCTCAATAGTTCCGATGGTAAACACGATTCTACTAACGGAAACAGCATCGCCGCGTAATTATCTGATTTTATCCCAAGTGTCTCTAACGCCCGTAATTGAGTTTCGAGATTGTCGTACAACAAAGATAGATCCCTTTTATTGCCAGACGAGGTGTTATTAATTACTAATTTTAGCAACTCCCGCACGTATACCTCTATTTGCAAATCATCCCGCCCGAATCGCGAAAGAAGACAGTCTACCATTTTACCATAATTGTCCCCAGTGGCTGGAAAACTATCAACTAACTGTCTTGCCCGACTACCCATTAACGTACATTGGACCAGATATTCCACTTTATCATTTAAATCTATATCCGGATCATTATGTATCTTTTGAAACTGGGACCAGAAGGGCAACCAGTTTCTAATATTTCCATCAAACTTCTTAAGTTCTAGAGTAGGTAATTTAAATTTACGCCTACCTGATCTGCTGCCTACACTACTTTCCGATGCCATGGAGTCTACCTCTTCACCTGGCTCGTCCCGCGGCTTCTGTAGAAAATCCTCAGCCTGTGTGTTCAGGTCGGTAAATTTTCTTAGATAAACTTCGCTGCCATCTATCTCTGCCAACAAGTCTGCTTCACTTTCATCACTTTCCAACAGACACTGGTATATATCGCTGTCAACTTTCCTTAGATCCTCATATTTTCGTTTCAAAATTTCTAAGGTCACCACGATTAAACGTACCTTTCCTTCCGGCGCCGACAACAGCTCTTCTAACTCTTTCGCCGATTTAGTAAAGGTGGTACGGAGTACTTTACGGTGCTTTTTGTTTTGATCCATGATTCACAATGCACACTTGAACAAACTACACACGTTTATCGGAACAACAACAAATTAAACGTGCGGTCAAGTGTGTCCGGTTAGATCACTACACTTTCGGCACACCCGGTATACTCAAAAACGATTATTCCCGTAAACTGCCCGTCCTGTCACGGTCGCCAAATGTTGGTTGTATCAATGTAGATCTACCCGTTCTACATCAATATCGTTCGATGGAATAAAAGTCCAAAATTATCAACAATAACTTCTATTCAAAAATTACAGGcggttttaaaatgaaataattctaaAGAATATATCGGTGGTAAGTTCAAAAAGGTACTGATTTTACAgtcttttaaattaatatatacatgcCACGGCTTCTCCGAAATAAAAACATAATCAAAGCGGGAAGtcgttaaatttaattacacattCTTGACGTGAGACATAAACATAAAAGCTACGTCGCCCTAATATTTAGAATAAACATCTTTTGAGTGCAATAAGCAATAATACTCGACTTAAgccataaattataaaaaataatctacTGAGTGTCTCTGACAATGGGGTAGCTTTTGGGGATTGGTCAATGTAAGAACCAACaggaattaataaaaatatgccgccaagatggGCCATGTAGCTCTTTTTGGCTTTtccttgccgagatatagctatggctatgctagctttaccgtaaacTTAGCATAACCATTGTTTCTCAGAAACGGCTACAGCAATACATTTTTTCTTTCCATAATAACAACATTCATTTCCCTTtctccaccaagcacgtattctcatatttctcatgtcttcatcggcgttatcaaggaaccttgttctgggtcttcctcttcttctctaaccaatgagtctatcaaggagcgtttgtCTAGCTGggccattttgttccatccgcattacatgccctatccacctcagacgtcctatcttaatatgttttacgatatctggttcctggtatattttataaacgtcgaagttgtatcgtcttctccacactccattgtcattcactgcccatagattcgccttagtgcttttctttcgaaacatcctaacatgttttcattattttttgttagagtccaagtctctgaaccatatgttaggactgggcgtattattgttttctagagttttatttttgtatttctcaatataattgtggatttaaggaggagattgagcccaaaatagcatctgttagccgtgcaaattctgcggtttatctctgcggtagtattattttcagcaGGGTTGGCAAAAATCAAGGTtttttaaaaaaaccaaaaaaacaggttttttggtttaaatcatttttatttggTTTAAACAGGTTTATTTGATACAAAGTCTGAATACTTGACTAAatgaatgaaatatttataaaataatagtaataaacaatgaaaacaaTGATTAAGacaacttttattttgaatattcaaaataattaggattaaaaacacaaaaatataatttatcttCATTTTAAGCAGATGTattaaacacttaaaaaaaaccAATTTGGAGGCTTTTTCTGTACCCAACCTGTTTCTAAGTTTCGACTGCACTAGCTGTGTGAAGTTGTTCAATAACATTAATGATGTTAGTGTCAATATTTTTGTGGCTTTTCCACCACTTAATCGGTGACACtgttttcaaaaaaatgtttttgaaaaggTACACATTTTGCCTGAAACTTTACAATTATTGGTAAAACGTCAATTTTGGGATACTTTTCTTTTGCGAAGTCCAGTGCTTTTGAGGTCTCTTCCTGTGTTAAATCTAAGTTAGGAGATTTTTCCCTTCGGTCAAGCAGATATGACAAAAAATGTGTTTCTGTCATTGCCATTTCATACCGACTTTCAAATTTTCTTATACACTCCTCATTGCCAATATTTCTGAACTTGTTTCCAAGCTCCTTCCATACATGTACAGAATCACTAATTGTACTTGTATTACTTTCTACTGTATCAAGTGCTACAGAAATGGGTTTAAGTAGTAAAAGCAAATCTTCTGCACTTCTTTTAATTCCTACATTCCCTACTTTAGCCTGTATATCTTTGTTTATGGTCTACCTATTTTCTTCACAAATTTTAAGCAATTTTGGCCAAGTTTTAATATAAGATTCCAAACAATCGCTAATTGTATTCCATCGAACTTGAATGGATACAACAaatttgaaatttccagaagGTTTAAAATATGCGCAGAGCAGCCGTATGTAATAATATCAAGCATGGGCGCCCATATATCAAAATCCAGGGGGGGGGGCAAGTCaactcaattttttattttgatccatacaacttaataaaaactaaaatagccgattgcaaaaatgcaaaaatataaacatgatttacaaacagtaaagaaataccagaaaagtaaaagtaatcttaaacaaaaaattatttacaacatatttattattttattatacaaaattttttatgtaggaattaaaaaatcaattttaagcaaggatgttaaaaaatagtaataaaaaaagcaggtactctgagatacgaaatgcaacacaagcaatagtgtagtttaaataatatgtaagtaacataatatctgaattgaaaaatttcatttactaggaaattaaaacaaatattcaaaactgtaCTACGTTGAAAGGGTCAGGGTCATGCTTAGCCGAAATTGCATAAATAGTCAAATGTGTGCAATCTTCAAATACTTCGCTGGGTGCCAACTTAtttatatttgacattaaaaatttgtactatgttgtaaacaattgaagaaatttaattaaaaatttatttgttataatttattataaaaaaattaacattttttttcagttagtattgtatgtattataatttattgaaacgaataatttcccaatagaatctaaaatggtaaaatgttaaatccaacaaaacgtaaaaagtaaacttgatattgaaggctagtgctctgtatcttgtgaaaataaaaactgaaggtttctgggcttttgtccaaactcatctattacttttttaataaaattatttcgattgttttctattttatttctatgaacGCTCATCATACATAGTCCATCTAATCTTTGTTCACTTATAGTGGACCTAATCCAGGTTTTAACCCTTCGAAGAGTTGAAAATGATCTTTCAATCGTGCATGTAGTGGGAGGAAAGCGCAGAGAAATTTCTATAGCTTGGGCTATAGCTGGGTAAAATAAGCAATGGTCTAGTAGCTCTATCATTGAAATATCTTCTACATCTAAATTGGTTTGATTTTCCCAATAATAGAGCCACAATGATGCATGTTCTTTTAGATtagtaattttgtataaattatttatgatttctattattttggcgaggtcttcttcagttaattttattatgtttttgggatgcaagttatacaataacataccaggatTATTGTCTTCTGAAAATCTGACACCAAGAGAACTAATTAAAGAATCTAGGTACGGAATAATGACACTCTAAAAAAGTATTTAGCGAAATTAACCGCATGGTTTGACCGTTGTGTTTGCTTTCTAGGAGCGATTCGTGATCTTTCAAGGGTAATACTTAGAGATTCGGCATCATTTGTactcttttcaaaaattgttttaaaagttgtttccgcTTCTTGTCTGTGCTTTGTTATCATATCGAGAAATAACTGTATATGATTTTTAACTGCCAGCATATCTATTgatttagtttgtaaaatgtttactatGGGTTCTAAGAAAGGGAAATTATAAAAGTGGAATCAGATGTGGCACACGAAAGCTGCTgtgctcttgatcttgttgagcaattaaatttgttatctgctattattgtttctaaaacatttttgatttcaataaaattttctgaaaatattcGAATAGATTTGTATTTTGATGACCAGCGAGTTTCGGATAACAAAGGCATGTTTGGTGCTAATCGCCGTCTCAAAGTACTATCACGAAAAAATTTGATGACATCTTTAATAATTCCCACACAATTCTGAATTTCTCTAACAGTATTTAAATCATTAAC is a window from the Diabrotica undecimpunctata isolate CICGRU chromosome 10, icDiaUnde3, whole genome shotgun sequence genome containing:
- the LOC140451764 gene encoding uncharacterized protein: MDQNKKHRKVLRTTFTKSAKELEELLSAPEGKVRLIVVTLEILKRKYEDLRKVDSDIYQCLLESDESEADLLAEIDGSEVYLRKFTDLNTQAEDFLQKPRDEPGEEVDSMASESSVGSRSGRRKFKLPTLELKKFDGNIRNWLPFWSQFQKIHNDPDIDLNDKVEYLVQCTLMGSRARQLVDSFPATGDNYGKMVDCLLSRFGRDDLQIEVYVRELLKLVINNTSSGNKRDLSLLYDNLETQLRALETLGIKSDNYAAMLFPLVESCLPSELLRVWQRIPEGLEVAGSQAFINTVGVSTIENRLNNLMHFLKKKVDNEQHISLAVEGFDLPSAANRDVKRPSQKSRIPQENFSTAMGLINSEVTTKCLFCQNSHDSTGCFKAQKLTYEQKRNILAQKGACFRCLKIGHQARKCRGHLSCLVCSRSHVSLMCPTLSFNRTKANNLEQKQQDDTVAKVDQALANSSNTNTQVFLQTLRVKMTHLGKSRHVRALIDTGSQKSYILKATAKFLGYQSKGKISLVHGLFGGSNLMQNHDCYDVELNNDTYSCTFEALDQTVICNSVSSIFDGPWTEELRKLNIEISDSYDSTPIELLIGSDIAGKLYTGRRHILNCNLVAIETLLGWTLMGKIPVETHSNLSMISLSLFVNNASITNLWELDVLGINDPMERKTRDETALAAKKLFLETISVDTEGRYEVRLPWLEGHPALPSNYHLAKSRLDNTVKKITKDGYFEAFDQVFQEWLNDNIIEEVVEEQRNQEAHYLPHRPVIKPSSITTKIRPVFDASAREKDSPSLNQCLEKGVNLIELIPAILLRFRQQKFGVTSDISKAFLQISVHPKDRDFLRFLWYDKENNLKVFRHRRVVFGINSSPFLLGASLEYHLSKLVDEYDSKASFTTDTVKKLSNSFYVDNCVTSVASEIELKTFIKEANMIMAKGKFDLRGWEFTHQVQNDSFNIFTVVLGIKWNKLDDTLSINQDDEDIEQILSKSVTKRLMLSQAQRIFDPIGYSCPVTLLPKLWLQKTWEKQLGWDTPVDEELETLFRSWIKQLSYLNAIKIPRWINAGTEEAEHWTFHTFCDASKEAFSAVVFLRGIRDGRVFVHLLAAKSRVVPIKKLSIPRLELMAAVIGVRLYTTVKESLNIEMESFFWSDSTTVLSWIRRPEEWSTFVWNRVSEIRKLSHGENWHHVPGRLNPADLPSRGCSAKQLLESRWWEGPQWLYQDLKIDPQVDLDYNEDEINQERKVKLVATLINDEHSKMSLDDWHFGYFSQYLKTLRMCAWIFRFLHNSRNKDRLRGHLCSEEIDRAEIFVLRIVQKESFCDKNDKRLCGMDVYKDDDDLIRLKSRISNRSDCKSFLFPIVLPAKHFLVNQLIFREHLKSCHSGTQGLMSRLRQNYWILGGRRTIKSAISNCVVCKRQNAKPFIVSAPPLPVDRVRDANAFEITGVDFAGPLYLRTGEKVWVCLFTCAVYRAVHLELCTALSVVSFMQALRRFIARRGRPKTIYSDNGTNFVGTENAFLRVDFEKIAESSSVERIQWRFNPPTAAWWGGFWERLVGVLKQLLRKVLGQASLDYESLMTVICDCEAIINSRPLTSSNDPNDLIPLTPMMFLRDQTESGVPDCDAVDQKALSRKVVYRQKLVDDLRRRFRNEYLGQLKLWFKGRSSQQVKVGDMVLVGNDQDKRINWPLGRVVELLPGKDKQVRLVRVNTERGKFLRPVQRLYPLECTVNSIRREGNSNNLDSEGNNDPGISSRAQWKEVEVRAVESANECDDAKTGVSKSRVPETHKSDTRYVTRSGRKVKTSARYTDFFMN